In Panthera leo isolate Ple1 chromosome B3, P.leo_Ple1_pat1.1, whole genome shotgun sequence, a single genomic region encodes these proteins:
- the LOC122221244 gene encoding olfactory receptor 4Q2, whose protein sequence is MDENQTEVVTDFVLAGFSQTPSTEAGLFVLFLFFYVSTWVGNVLIMVTVASDNYLNSSPMYFLLGNLSFLDLCYSTVTTPKLLADFLDNDKLIHYDQCIAQLFFLHFVGAAEMFLLTVMAYDRYVAICRPLHYTTIMSRGLCCVLVAASWMGGFVHSTVQTILTIRLPFCGPNHVDNFFCDVPPVIKLACTDTFVIELLMVSNSGLISTSSFVVLVSSYSTILVKIRSKEGRRKALSTCGSHLMVVTLFFGPCIFIYARPFSTFSVDKMVSVLYNVITPMMNPLIYTLRNKEVKSAIQKLWDRSGLTWKK, encoded by the coding sequence ATGGATGAAAATCAAACAGAGGTGGTGACAGACTTTGTCCTGGCAGGCTTCTCGCAGACACCATCTACTGAGGCAGGACTATTtgtactatttcttttcttctatgtgTCCACTTGGGTAGGCAATGTCCTCATCATGGTCACAGTGGCCTCTGATAACTATTTGAATTCATCACCTATGTATTTCCTTCTTGGCAACCTCTCTTTCCTGGACTTATGTTATTCAACAGTAACTACTCCTAAGCTTCTGGCTGACTTTCTTGATAATGACAAGCTCATCCACTATGACCAATGCATTGCACAGCTCTTCTTTCTGCATTTTGTAGGGGCAGCTGAGATGTTCCTGCTCACAGTGATGGCCTATGATCGCTATGTTGCAATTTGTCGCCCCCTGCATTATACCACTATCATGAGTCGAGGATTATGCTGTGTGTTGGTAGCTGCCTCCTGGATGGGAGGATTTGTGCACTCTACTGTCCAGACGATTCTCACTATCCGTCTGCCCTTTTGTGGACCAAACCATGTGGACAACTTCTTTTGTGATGTTCCCCCTGTCATCAAACTTGCCTGTACAGACACCTTTGTCATTGAATTGCTAATGGTATCTAACAGTGGGTTGATCTCTACCAGCTCCTTTGTGGTACTGGTTTCTTCCTACTCCACTATCCTGGTCAAGATTCGCTCCAAGGAGGGAAGGCGAAAGGCACTCTCCACCTGTGGCTCCCACCTCATGGTGGTAACACTCTTCTTTGGACCCTGTATTTTCATCTATGCCCGTCCCTTCTCCACTTTTTCTGTGGACAAGATGGTGTCTGTACTCTACAATGTTATTACCCCCATGATGAATCCCCTCATCTATACACTTCGGAACAAAGAGGTCAAGTCAGCCATCCAGAAACTGTGGGACAGGAGTGGACTTACTTGGAAAAAGTAG